Within the Ochrobactrum sp. Marseille-Q0166 genome, the region CATGTCGAGCCAGTTGTGCAGGTGCTTGTTGTCCGGCAGCAGTTCCTTCACCTTGGCGTCGGTCTTTGCGATATCTTCCGGATCACCCGAGAGCGCCGCCCAGCGGAAAGGCCCAATGCCGCGGCAGAACAGCGGACGGATATAGGCAGGCACGAAACCCGGGAAGGCAAAGGCGTCTTTTAGACCTTCTTCAAGCGCCATCTGGCGGATATTGTTGCCGTAATCCACCGTTGGAATGCCAGCATTCCAGAAATCGAGCATGGCCTGAACTTGCACCTTCATCGAAGCGCGGGCAGCTTTGGCTACGCCTTTCGGGTCGCTCTCCTGCTTGGCGCGCCATTCAGCAACGCTCCAGCCGATTGGCAGATAACCATGCACCGGATCATGTGCCGAGGTCTGGTCGGTCACGATGTCAGGGCGCACGCCACGTTTGACGAGTTCCGGGAATATTTCAGCAGCATTGCCGATCAGCGCAATGGATTTGGCTTCGCCTGCCTTGGTCCATTCGTCGATCTTGGCGAGAGCTTCATCGAGGCTGTGGGTCTTTTCATCGACATAACGAGTACGCAGGCGGAAGTCGGCGCGGGTTTCGTCGCATTCAACGGCCAAACAGCAAGCGCCAGCCATGACCGCCGCAAGCGGCTGTGCACCGCCCATGCCGCCCAGACCGCCGGTCAGAATCCACTTACCTTTGAGGTTACCGTCATAATGCTGGCGACCGGCTTCCACAAAGGTTTCGTAGGTGCCCTGAACAATGCCCTGTGCACCAATGTAAATCCACGAACCGGCGGTCATCTGGCCGTACATGGCGAGACCTTTCTTATCCAGTTCGTTGAAATGGTCCCAGGTTGCCCAATGTGGTACGAGGTTGGAATTGGCGATCAGAACGCGCGGGGCATCCTTGTGGGTGCGGAACACGCCGACCGGCTTGCCCGACTGCACCAGCAGGGTTTCGTCGTCGTTGAGCGTCTTCAGTGTTGCAACGATGCGGTCGAAATCGTCCCATGTGCGGGCTGCGCGACCAATGCCGCCATAGACAACCAGCTCATGCGGGCGCTCGGCAACGTCGGGATCGAGATTGTTCATCAACATGCGCAGAGGGGCTTCGGTGAGCCAGCTCTTGGCATTGAGTTCTGTGCCGCGTGGAGCGCGTATGTCGCGTTCATTATGACGTGGGTTGGTCATGATTTCCCCTTTTTATAGAGTGGAAGCGATCTGTTCGAGACGCTGCAATAGGTTTTTGAGATGGGCGCGCAGAGGTTCAGCCTTGGCTTCGTCATATGCAAAAGGGACGGCCTCGGTCGCCAGATGCGTGGATTGCGCCAGTTCCATCTGGATGGCGTGGATACCGGTTTCGGGCCTGCCGTAATGACGGGTCGTCCAGCCGCCCTTAAAACGGCCATTGAGGATAGACGTGTAGCCGGTGGCGTTTTGGGTCACTTCCACGGCTGCGGTTTCAATTTCCGGTGCGCAAGTCTTGCCGAGGTCTGTGCCGATGTTGAAATCGGGCAGCTTGCCTTCAAACAGGAACGGGATATGCGAACGGATGGAGTGGCAGTCATAAAGGATTGCTACGCCGTGGGTTGCTTTCACCCGTTCGATTTCGGAGGCCAAAGCCTCGTGATACGGCTTGTGAAAACGGCCGATGCGGTCGGCAATGTCGGCTTTGTTCGGCGCTTCGCCGTCTTTCCAGATAGCAATACCGTCGAAATCGGTTTCCGGGATCAGCGTTGTCGTGTTCTGGCCCGGATAGAGGCTGACGCCTGCCGGATCGCGATTGGCATCGATGCAATAGCGATGAAAGGTGGCGCGGACGGTCGTGACATTGTCCAGAAGTCCGTCATAGAGCTGATGGATATGCCAGTCGGTGTCGGCAAGAATGCGGCCATTGTCATTGAGCCGCGCCCATATGTCTTCCGGCACATCGGTGCCGGTATGGGGCAGGCCGAGAATGACGGGTGATGAACCTTGATGGACTTCAAATGCACTCATATCACGCCTCCAGTGCAGGCAGGATATTGGCGCTGATGCTGGCGGTGAACGAGCCGTCGGCAATGATTTGGCTTGCGCTTGCCAAATCGTTGGCCATGTAGCGATCAATTTCCAGCGTCGGCACTTTTGCACGCAGAACGGCGATGGCGTTTTTCAGTTCAGGGCTGGTTTCAAGGGGCCCGCGCAATTCGACGCCGAGTGCGCCGGTCAGAGCTTCAATGCCGATGATAGCATTGAGGTTTTCCGTCATCTGCAACAGGCGGCGGGCACCGTGGCAGGCCATGGACACATGATCTTCCTGATTGGCGGAGGTTGGCGTGGAATCAACCGATGCCGGATGCGCCATCTGCTTGTTTTCGCTCATGAGTGCTGCCGATGTGACTTCGGCAATCATCAGACCCGAATTGAGGCCGGGCTTCTTGGCAAGGAAGGCTGGCAGGCCGAAGGAAAGGGCCGGATCAACCAGAAGCGCAATGCGGCGCTGGGCAATTGCGCCGATTTCGCAGACAGCAAGTGCGATCTGGTCGGCGGCGAAAGCAACCGGTTCTGCGTGGAAATTGCCGCCCGAAACCACACTGTTGTCTGAGAGAACCAGCGGATTGTCGGTCACGGCGTTTGCTTCGATTTCAAGTGTGCGGGCAGCTTGGCGCAGAATATCGAGGGCTGCACCATCCACCTGTGGCTGACAGCGGATGCAATAAGGGTCCTGCACGCGCTGGTCGCCTTCAAGGTGGCTCTCACGAATGACCGAACCAGACAAAAGATTGCGCAGTGCTGCGGCCGTATCGATCTGGCCCTGATGGCCGCGCAGGGTATGGATATCGGGATGGAACGGGGCGGTTGAACCCATTGCCGCATCGGTCGAAAGCGCGCCGGTGATAAGGGCTGCCTGCAAGGCGCGATGCGCGCGGAACAGGCCGGCCAATGCCAGTGCCGTCGAGGTCTGTGTGCCGTTGATGAGTGCCAGACCTTCCTTCGCGGCCAGAACGACAGGCTTCAGACCTGCTTGTTCGAGGGCCCTTGCTGATGGCATACGTTCGCCCTGATAGAAGGCTTCGCCTTCGCCGATCATCGCCGCTGCCATATGCGCGAGCGGTGCGAGATCGCCCGAAGCGCCAACCGAACCCTTGGCTGGAATCATCGGGATCACGCCTTTTTCAAGCATGGCTTCGATAAGGGTGACGAGTTCGAGCCGCACACCCGATGCGCCACAGCCAAGCGAAATGAGCTTGAGCGCCATGATGAGGCGCACGATGTCTTCGCTCAACGGCTCACCCACGCCGCAGCAATGCGACAGAATGAGATTGCGCTGAAGTGTTGCGACGTCTTCCGGTGCAATGCGGATTGAGGCGAGCTTACCAAAGCCGGTGTTGATACCATAAACCGGAGCATCGCCCGCGGCGATTTCGGCGATGCGTGCCGCAGCCTTCTCGACGCCTGCATGGAAAGACGGATCAATCCGGGCGGCGAGATTGCCGCGATAGATTTGTTCAAGTACGCCAAGCGAAACGTTGCCGGGATGAAGAACGAGGGACATGGAAAGCTCCATTGAAAATTACTGATAGCGGCCTTTGAAAACCCGCTTCCACAGCGGGTTGAAGCCAATGCGGTAAACAAGCTCTGCCGGACGCTCGACGCTCCAGATGGCAAGATCGGCATCCTTGCCGACCTCCAGCGTGCCGGTCTGATCGAGAATGCCAAGAGCACGGGCTGCTTCGCGGGTGACGCCTGCAATGCATTCATCGACTGTCATACGAAACAGCGTTGCCCCCATATTCATGGTGAGCAGAAGCGAGGTCAGCGGCGAAGTGCCGGGATTGTTGTCGGTGGCCAGCGCCATCTTTGTGCCGGCCGCACGGAAAAGATCGACCGGCGGTTTTTGCGTTTCGCGGATGAAATAATAAGCGCCGGGAAGCAGAACCGCGACAGTTCCGGCTTTTGCCATGGCTTGCGCGCCGTCAGCATCGGTATATTCGAGATGATCGGCGGAAAGCGCGTCGTAGGACGCTGCAAGAGCTGCACCATGCAGATTGGAAAGCTGGTCTGCGTGGAGTTTGACCTGAAGGCCATGCGCCTTTGCAGCATCGAAAACGCGGGCGATTTCATCCGGCAGGAAGGCGATGCCTTCGCAGAACCCGTCCACCGCATCGGCGAGATTTTCGCTCGCAATAGCAG harbors:
- the hutG gene encoding N-formylglutamate deformylase, which translates into the protein MSAFEVHQGSSPVILGLPHTGTDVPEDIWARLNDNGRILADTDWHIHQLYDGLLDNVTTVRATFHRYCIDANRDPAGVSLYPGQNTTTLIPETDFDGIAIWKDGEAPNKADIADRIGRFHKPYHEALASEIERVKATHGVAILYDCHSIRSHIPFLFEGKLPDFNIGTDLGKTCAPEIETAAVEVTQNATGYTSILNGRFKGGWTTRHYGRPETGIHAIQMELAQSTHLATEAVPFAYDEAKAEPLRAHLKNLLQRLEQIASTL
- the hutH gene encoding histidine ammonia-lyase → MSLVLHPGNVSLGVLEQIYRGNLAARIDPSFHAGVEKAAARIAEIAAGDAPVYGINTGFGKLASIRIAPEDVATLQRNLILSHCCGVGEPLSEDIVRLIMALKLISLGCGASGVRLELVTLIEAMLEKGVIPMIPAKGSVGASGDLAPLAHMAAAMIGEGEAFYQGERMPSARALEQAGLKPVVLAAKEGLALINGTQTSTALALAGLFRAHRALQAALITGALSTDAAMGSTAPFHPDIHTLRGHQGQIDTAAALRNLLSGSVIRESHLEGDQRVQDPYCIRCQPQVDGAALDILRQAARTLEIEANAVTDNPLVLSDNSVVSGGNFHAEPVAFAADQIALAVCEIGAIAQRRIALLVDPALSFGLPAFLAKKPGLNSGLMIAEVTSAALMSENKQMAHPASVDSTPTSANQEDHVSMACHGARRLLQMTENLNAIIGIEALTGALGVELRGPLETSPELKNAIAVLRAKVPTLEIDRYMANDLASASQIIADGSFTASISANILPALEA
- the hutU gene encoding urocanate hydratase; translated protein: MTNPRHNERDIRAPRGTELNAKSWLTEAPLRMLMNNLDPDVAERPHELVVYGGIGRAARTWDDFDRIVATLKTLNDDETLLVQSGKPVGVFRTHKDAPRVLIANSNLVPHWATWDHFNELDKKGLAMYGQMTAGSWIYIGAQGIVQGTYETFVEAGRQHYDGNLKGKWILTGGLGGMGGAQPLAAVMAGACCLAVECDETRADFRLRTRYVDEKTHSLDEALAKIDEWTKAGEAKSIALIGNAAEIFPELVKRGVRPDIVTDQTSAHDPVHGYLPIGWSVAEWRAKQESDPKGVAKAARASMKVQVQAMLDFWNAGIPTVDYGNNIRQMALEEGLKDAFAFPGFVPAYIRPLFCRGIGPFRWAALSGDPEDIAKTDAKVKELLPDNKHLHNWLDMAKERIAFQGLPARICWVGLGDRHRLGLAFNEMVRNGELKAPIVIGRDHLDSGSVASPNRETEAMKDGSDAVSDWPLLNALLNTASGATWVSLHHGGGVGMGFSQHSGMVICCDGSEDADQRIARVLWNDPATGVMRHADAGYEEALDWAKQQGLRLPAILGN
- the hutI gene encoding imidazolonepropionase, which produces MTQKSNFVLTNARIATLNEQAEGLGLIEAAAIAIQHGKIAYVGAEIDLPADYASYDKIDCENRLITPGLIDCHTHLVHAGNRAHEFELRLNGATYEEVARAGGGIVSSVKNLRAASEDDLVRETLPRLDALIAEGVTTVEVKSGYGLDTDSEAKSLRAARRLGHERDVAIRTTFLGAHALPPEMNGDKTAFIDKIVNEMLPAIASENLADAVDGFCEGIAFLPDEIARVFDAAKAHGLQVKLHADQLSNLHGAALAASYDALSADHLEYTDADGAQAMAKAGTVAVLLPGAYYFIRETQKPPVDLFRAAGTKMALATDNNPGTSPLTSLLLTMNMGATLFRMTVDECIAGVTREAARALGILDQTGTLEVGKDADLAIWSVERPAELVYRIGFNPLWKRVFKGRYQ